GGCGAGCTGTACGCGGCCGTCACCGGCTACAGCTCGCAGGCGTACGGGGCGACCCAGCTCGAAGGCATCCACAGCGACGTCCTGGACGGCACGGACGACCGGCTGAAGAACCCGAAGGACCTGATCACCGGCGGGCAGGCGAAGCCCGGCAACGTCCTCACCACGATCGATCCGGGTGTCCAGAGGGCGGCGTACGAGGCGCTCGGCGACGACAAGGGCGCGGCGGTGGCGATCGACCCGAAGACCGGCCGGATCCTCGGCGTGGTCTCGACCCCCTCGTACGACCCCTCGAAGATCAGCGGGACGACGGACGGCGACGCCTGGCAGAAGCTGCTGGAGGACCCGGACAAGCCGCTGGTGAACCGGGCGCTGCGGCAGCCGCTGGCGCCCGGCTCCACGTTCAAGCTGGTGGTGGCCGCGGCCGCGCTGGAGAACCGGCTCTACGGCTCGGTCGACGAGCGCACCGACAGCCCCGACCCGTACACCCTGCCCGGCACCAGCACGGTCCTGCGCAACGAGAACGCCTCCGCCCCCTGCGAGAACGCGACCCTGCGCACCGCGCTCCAGTACTCCTGCAACAACGTCTTCGCGAAGGCGGCTGCGGACCTCGGCCAGGACAAGGTCAAGGAGATGGCGGACGCGTTCGGGTTCGGCACCGAGAAGCTGGACGTCCCGGTGCGGGCGGCGGAGAGCGTGTATCCGACCGGGATGGACAAGGCGCAGACTGCGCTGACGGGGATCGGCCAGTTCGAGGTCACCGCGACCCCGCTCCAGATGGCGATGGTCACCTCGGCGCTGGCCAACGGCGGTGAGCTCGCCGCGCCGCACATGGTCTCGTCCGTGACCGACGGGGACGGCAGCGTGCTGGAGGAGACCGAGGACGGCGACACGAAGCGCGTGGTGGAGGAGGAGACCGCCGAGCAGCTCCGCAGCGCGATGGTGACCGTGGTCGAGGAGGGCACCGGCGCCAACGCCCGGATCGCCGGGGCCGAGGTCGGCGGGAAGACGGGCACGGCGCAGAACGGCGTGGACAACAGCAACACCCCGTACGCCTGGTTCACCTCCTACGCGAAGGACGACAGCAGCGGCAAGGAGGTCGCGGTCGCGGTGATCGTCGAGGACTCCGGCTCGGCACGCTCCGAGGTCAGCGGCAACGGGCTGGCCGCACCGATCGCCCAGAAGATGATGAAGGCGGCGCTGGAGCGGTGAACGAGCCCCCGGAACCTACGATCCCGGCCGGCGCCCAGGCCGCGTCGGCGGGGGTCGCGCGGACGGTGGTGTACGACGGTCAGCGCCCCGCCGCCCCCGCGGCGAACGGGATGTCCGCGCCGCCGCCCGCGCGCACCGGGCCCCCGGGGTGCGCCCAGAGGCCCGCCGCGGCCAGCCGGGGCAGCACGCCCTCGCCGAACCAGTACGCCTCCTCCAGGTGCGGGTACCCGGAGAGCACGAACTCGTCGATGCCCAGGGCGTGGTACTCCCGGATGCGGTCCGCCACCTCCGTATGGCTGCCGACCAATGCCGTGCCCGCGCCGCCCCGGACCAGCCCGATGCCGGCCCACAGGTTCGGGTGGATCTCCAGACCGTCCCGGCCGCCCCCGTGCAGCTCCAGCATCCGCCGTTGCCCCTCGGACTCGCTGCGGGCGAGGCCCTCCTGGACCGCCCGCACGGTGGCCGGGTCGAAGCCCGCGAGCAGCCGGTCCGCCTCCGCCCAGGCCGCCTCGGAGGTGTCGCGGGTGATCACATGGAGCCGGATGCCGAACCGTACGGTACGGCCCTGCTCGGCGGCGAGGGACCGGATCCGGGCGATCTTCTCCGCGACCTGGGCGGGCGGCTCGCCCCAGGTGAGGTAGACGTCCGCGCGGCGGGCGGCGACGCGTGCGGCGGCCGGGGAGGAGCCGCCGAAGTAGACCTCCGGCACGGGGTCGGGGAGCTGGGCGAGCCGGGCCTGCTCGACGTGCAGGTGCTCGCCCCGGAGGTCGACGGTCTTGCCGTCCCACAGCTGCCGGACGATCTCCAGGAATTCTCCGGTGCGCGCGTAACGGGCGTCCTTGTCGAGGAAGTCCCCGTAGGCGCGCTGCTCATGGCTCTCGCCGCCGGTGACGACGTTCAGCAGCAGCCGGCCGCCGGTCTGCCGCTGAAAGGTGGAGGCCATCTGCGCGGCGAGGGTCGGCGAGACGAAGCCGGGGCGGAAGGCGACGAGGAACTTCAGCCGTTCCGTGTGCTGGCCGACCATCGCGGTGGTCAGCCAGGCGTCCTCGCACCAGGCCCCGGTCGGGGTGAGCGCCCCGGTGAAGCCCAGGTCCTCGGCGGCCCGGGCGATCTGGGCGAGGTAGCGGACCGTCGGCGGGCGGTCGCCGCCGGCCGCCGTGACCGGGGTGCCGTGGCCGCCGCCGACGACATGGCGGCTGTCGCCGTTGGTGGGCAGGAACCAGTGGAAGGTCAGGGACATCTGTTCTCTCCGCGGGGGACGGGGGTTCAGAGCAGGCCGTGGCGGGGCGGGCGGGCGCCGTTCAGGACGTACCGCCCGAGGTGCTGGATCTTCCAGCGCGCCGGGTCGTGCAAGGTGTGGGTACGGGCGTCGCGCCAGTGCCGGTGCAGGTTGAGGCCG
This sequence is a window from Streptomyces parvus. Protein-coding genes within it:
- a CDS encoding penicillin-binding protein 2 encodes the protein MNKTIRRASVFCLLMVLALLVRATWVQGYEAKALADDEHNRRNTIAQYAQPLGDIIVAGSPVTGSKGTSGGDLRYQRTYTQGELYAAVTGYSSQAYGATQLEGIHSDVLDGTDDRLKNPKDLITGGQAKPGNVLTTIDPGVQRAAYEALGDDKGAAVAIDPKTGRILGVVSTPSYDPSKISGTTDGDAWQKLLEDPDKPLVNRALRQPLAPGSTFKLVVAAAALENRLYGSVDERTDSPDPYTLPGTSTVLRNENASAPCENATLRTALQYSCNNVFAKAAADLGQDKVKEMADAFGFGTEKLDVPVRAAESVYPTGMDKAQTALTGIGQFEVTATPLQMAMVTSALANGGELAAPHMVSSVTDGDGSVLEETEDGDTKRVVEEETAEQLRSAMVTVVEEGTGANARIAGAEVGGKTGTAQNGVDNSNTPYAWFTSYAKDDSSGKEVAVAVIVEDSGSARSEVSGNGLAAPIAQKMMKAALER
- a CDS encoding LLM class flavin-dependent oxidoreductase, whose amino-acid sequence is MSLTFHWFLPTNGDSRHVVGGGHGTPVTAAGGDRPPTVRYLAQIARAAEDLGFTGALTPTGAWCEDAWLTTAMVGQHTERLKFLVAFRPGFVSPTLAAQMASTFQRQTGGRLLLNVVTGGESHEQRAYGDFLDKDARYARTGEFLEIVRQLWDGKTVDLRGEHLHVEQARLAQLPDPVPEVYFGGSSPAAARVAARRADVYLTWGEPPAQVAEKIARIRSLAAEQGRTVRFGIRLHVITRDTSEAAWAEADRLLAGFDPATVRAVQEGLARSESEGQRRMLELHGGGRDGLEIHPNLWAGIGLVRGGAGTALVGSHTEVADRIREYHALGIDEFVLSGYPHLEEAYWFGEGVLPRLAAAGLWAHPGGPVRAGGGADIPFAAGAAGR